The following are encoded together in the Verrucomicrobiota bacterium genome:
- a CDS encoding alpha/beta hydrolase has translation MKLLLEDLEMDAQLQRTVTAVSSGSADLGEALATAARVRPGDYDGWYSEWAVLAEKTTQRAGDSLQGGHQLSAARAFLRATEYWRQAIFFIRHDLQDGRLLHGWRAHRAAFRAALPHLPWMATVAEIPFGGGRMTAYLLRPESRDARRPTILVPPGFDSTAEGGYASTGYMALPRGYNVLLWEGPGQGGMLYEHGIPMRPDFESVVAPVIDWLLEQPGIDPRSLVLIGRSYAGYLAPRAASAESRLAALVCDPGQVEFVSRIVPAMFDQDAWARVLAADPAMEAALHRRLEDPRKREWYGARMATLGAKTLGEFLRMQPEYTVQDRVQGIRCPTLVTEGEGDFASQSQWLYDLLSCEKRYHRFTESEGAGGHCCGLGATLWESVTFDWIEQVLRSPVSDANSKSLGPFRHEPS, from the coding sequence ATGAAACTCCTGCTCGAAGACCTTGAAATGGATGCGCAGCTGCAACGGACCGTGACGGCGGTCTCGTCCGGTTCCGCTGACCTCGGCGAGGCCCTGGCCACGGCGGCGCGCGTTAGACCCGGTGATTACGACGGCTGGTATTCAGAATGGGCGGTGCTGGCAGAAAAGACGACTCAACGCGCAGGCGATAGCCTTCAGGGTGGCCACCAACTCAGCGCTGCGAGGGCTTTCCTGCGTGCCACCGAGTACTGGCGGCAAGCCATCTTTTTCATCCGTCACGACCTCCAGGACGGGCGCCTGCTCCACGGCTGGCGCGCGCATCGGGCCGCCTTCAGGGCCGCGCTGCCCCACTTGCCCTGGATGGCCACCGTCGCGGAGATCCCCTTCGGCGGCGGCCGGATGACGGCTTATTTGTTGCGGCCGGAGAGCAGGGATGCCCGTCGGCCCACGATCCTTGTACCTCCCGGGTTCGACAGCACCGCCGAAGGCGGCTATGCGTCCACCGGGTACATGGCCCTGCCTCGCGGTTATAACGTGCTGCTCTGGGAGGGGCCCGGGCAGGGCGGCATGCTGTATGAGCACGGCATCCCGATGCGCCCCGATTTTGAGTCGGTGGTGGCGCCCGTTATTGATTGGCTTTTGGAGCAACCGGGCATTGACCCTCGAAGTCTTGTCCTGATCGGCCGCAGCTACGCAGGTTACCTGGCGCCGCGCGCCGCTTCGGCCGAATCCCGGCTCGCCGCGCTGGTGTGCGACCCGGGGCAGGTGGAGTTTGTGTCGCGCATCGTGCCTGCGATGTTCGACCAGGACGCTTGGGCCCGCGTTCTCGCGGCAGACCCCGCAATGGAGGCGGCCCTACATCGGCGACTTGAGGACCCGCGCAAGCGGGAATGGTACGGGGCGCGCATGGCCACGCTCGGCGCCAAGACGCTGGGCGAGTTTCTTCGCATGCAACCCGAGTACACGGTCCAAGACCGGGTGCAGGGGATCCGCTGCCCGACGCTGGTGACGGAGGGCGAAGGCGATTTCGCGTCTCAGAGTCAGTGGCTGTATGATTTGCTGAGTTGTGAAAAGCGCTACCACCGCTTTACGGAATCCGAGGGCGCAGGCGGACATTGCTGCGGCTTGGGAGCGACCCTTTGGGAGAGCGTCACGTTCGACTGGATCGAACAGGTGCTGCGCTCACCCGTATCGGACGCCAACAGTAAATCTCTCGGGCCCTTCCGGCACGAACCAAGTTGA
- a CDS encoding glucoamylase, which yields MATCAAVCIGQVSLPAQSAAPGSPGGNPDWLPANKSGFGTSYTTASNVWFTLQGGRLSEVYYPRLDTPSVRNLDFVVTDGQSFAIRAQDAPTSTRLMNLEGLTFQITNTDTANHWRLTTTYVTDPARATLLIDVEFTSLDGRPYQLYAVYQPQLNNPPLKGPLSESGVTQDGALLAADAQMKVASALVASPAFSETSDGYLGTSDGWTDLSQHYRLTAQYSSAPAGTVVQTGRLPLTGLSDRRHATLALGFAAVESAALDTANASLTTGFERVAESYARGWGRYLDSLRYAPPSLFTTSQRQLYAVSAMVLAASEDKTYRGAFIASPTMPWAFGTGLDSPSDAYHLVWSRDLYEMVTALIDDGDRAAAGRALDFLFNVQQKADGSFPQNSKVDGTPVWGGLQLDEVGDPIILAYQLGRTDAATWSHVKRAADFLVNFTTTDAFGTHSAPYTPGERWENQSGYSPSSTASEIAGLVCAAYIAQANGDAASAQRYLSTADSWQAQLEQWMVTTNGPYSRFPYYLRLTKDGNPNAGTTYSLGDSGPSSIDQRKVVDAGFLELVRLGIRPAYNFIILNSLQVVDAQLGTVTPNGIFWHRYNFDGYGETDTGAPWNVNPPDTFITHGRLWPIFAGERGEYDLAAYNLFGAEGHLIAIARTANEGYMLPEQVWDDRSPSGQPGFVPGAGTTSATPLAWTHAQFIRLAWDIAAGRVAEQPAIVAERYLHCQP from the coding sequence ATGGCGACCTGTGCGGCCGTATGCATCGGCCAAGTATCGTTGCCGGCTCAAAGCGCGGCACCCGGCAGCCCAGGCGGCAACCCGGATTGGTTGCCGGCGAACAAAAGCGGCTTCGGCACGAGCTATACCACCGCTAGCAACGTCTGGTTCACGCTTCAGGGCGGCCGTTTAAGTGAAGTTTACTATCCTCGGCTTGACACGCCCAGCGTCCGTAACCTCGACTTCGTCGTCACCGATGGGCAGAGCTTTGCGATACGGGCCCAGGACGCGCCCACCTCCACGCGGCTGATGAATCTCGAAGGCCTGACCTTCCAGATCACCAATACCGACACGGCCAACCACTGGCGGCTTACCACGACCTACGTCACTGACCCTGCCCGGGCGACGCTGCTCATCGACGTGGAGTTCACTTCATTGGACGGCCGGCCCTACCAACTCTACGCCGTCTACCAGCCTCAGCTCAATAACCCCCCCTTGAAGGGCCCTTTGAGTGAGTCGGGTGTAACCCAGGATGGCGCCCTGCTGGCCGCCGATGCGCAGATGAAGGTTGCGAGCGCGCTCGTTGCCTCGCCCGCCTTTTCGGAGACCTCCGACGGCTACCTGGGGACCAGCGACGGTTGGACCGACCTGAGCCAGCATTACCGGCTGACCGCCCAATACAGCTCCGCGCCGGCCGGGACCGTGGTGCAAACGGGCCGCTTACCCTTAACCGGCCTTTCGGATCGTCGGCATGCCACGCTCGCCCTGGGCTTCGCCGCCGTCGAGTCGGCCGCGCTCGATACGGCCAACGCCTCGTTGACAACCGGGTTCGAACGGGTCGCTGAAAGCTACGCTCGCGGCTGGGGCCGGTACCTGGACTCGTTGCGCTATGCGCCCCCGAGCCTTTTTACCACCAGCCAGCGCCAACTGTATGCCGTGTCGGCAATGGTGCTCGCGGCCAGCGAGGACAAGACCTATCGCGGCGCGTTCATCGCCTCCCCAACGATGCCCTGGGCCTTCGGGACCGGGCTGGATAGTCCCTCCGATGCCTACCACCTGGTTTGGTCCCGCGACTTGTACGAAATGGTAACGGCGCTTATTGACGACGGAGACCGCGCGGCTGCAGGACGTGCCTTGGATTTTCTCTTCAATGTCCAGCAAAAGGCCGACGGCTCCTTCCCGCAAAACTCGAAGGTCGACGGCACGCCGGTCTGGGGTGGCTTGCAGCTGGACGAAGTGGGCGACCCGATCATCCTGGCTTACCAACTCGGCCGCACGGACGCAGCCACCTGGTCGCACGTCAAGCGGGCGGCCGACTTCCTGGTCAACTTCACAACAACCGACGCGTTCGGCACGCACTCCGCTCCCTACACCCCGGGCGAGCGGTGGGAAAACCAGAGCGGCTATTCGCCCTCGTCTACCGCCAGCGAGATCGCCGGCCTGGTATGCGCCGCCTACATCGCGCAGGCCAACGGTGATGCGGCCTCCGCGCAGCGTTACCTCAGCACGGCCGACTCCTGGCAGGCGCAGCTGGAACAATGGATGGTAACGACCAACGGACCCTACTCCCGTTTCCCATACTACCTGCGCCTCACCAAGGACGGCAACCCCAACGCCGGCACCACCTACAGCCTTGGGGACAGCGGCCCCAGCAGCATTGATCAACGCAAGGTGGTTGACGCCGGCTTTCTTGAGCTGGTGCGCCTGGGGATCCGGCCCGCCTACAACTTCATCATCCTTAACAGCCTGCAGGTCGTCGATGCGCAGCTCGGCACGGTCACCCCAAACGGCATCTTTTGGCACCGCTACAATTTCGACGGCTACGGGGAGACAGATACGGGTGCCCCGTGGAACGTGAACCCACCCGACACGTTCATTACCCATGGCCGGTTGTGGCCCATTTTCGCCGGCGAACGCGGCGAGTACGACCTGGCGGCTTACAATCTGTTCGGGGCCGAAGGGCACCTGATCGCCATAGCGCGGACGGCCAACGAGGGGTATATGCTGCCCGAGCAGGTCTGGGACGACCGGTCTCCGTCGGGCCAGCCCGGCTTTGTGCCCGGCGCCGGCACCACTTCGGCCACCCCGCTGGCCTGGACGCACGCCCAGTTCATCCGGTTGGCCTGGGATATCGCGGCGGGCCGCGTGGCTGAGCAACCTGCGATCGTCGCGGAGCGCTACCTCCACTGCCAGCCTTAG